In Xanthomonas fragariae, the genomic window GGAACGTGCGCCGCGGTACGGCGCGAGAGAATGGAGCCAATGGCGAACAACCACCGATTGCAAGCGGTCCAACAGCTGCGCGAATTAATCCTGTGCGGCACCTTCGCCCCTGGCGAGCGCATCACCGAGGCAGCATTGGCCGAGCGCCTGTCGATCTCGCGCACGCCCATCCGCCAGGCCCTGCCGGCGCTGTGCCAGGAAGGTTTGCTGGTGCAAGCAGGCAGTCGAGGCTACGCAGTGCGGCGTTTCAGTCAGCAGGAAAGCCTGGATGCACTGGCAGTGCGCGCCTTGATGGAAGGTATGGCCGCGCGCGCGGTCGCCGAACAGGGCGCCTCGTGCGCATTGCTCGCCACCTTGTAAGGCTCTCTCGGCGAAGGTGACCGGATCCTGGCAAAGCGCAGCCTCGGTGCTGACGATGAACAAGCCTATGGCGCCATGAATGCCCGTTTTCCATCGCGCCATTGTGGTGGCGGCCGACAAACCAATCCTCACCGAGACCGTGGACCGCTGCACACTGGTGCCTTTCGTCAGCCCGATCAATGTCGTGTTCGGTCAACGCTCGGCCACCCTGGCCTACGACGATTTGTATTACGGACATCGGCAACATGGCGTCATCGTCTCGGCGATCGAACAACGCGATGGCGCACGTGCAGAGCTGTTGTTTCACGAACACGCTAATACCCAGCGGCATAGCATGGGAATTTGATGGCATCGGTTGCAACGCTTGGCGAGTCGTGTGAGGTAGCGGTAGTGACAACGCTGCGCAATCGCAACGGACTATCGGCCGCAGATACGGTGCCGTAATTGAGCCCCAGCACGATGGCATTGAAGCGCAACGAACTGTCTTTACAGGTCTAGGGCGTGAAGTAGATCAGCTGCGTCAATACTGCCGCTGCCCCTACTGTCGAGTTGCGGCAATGCCGGGCAATCGTTGCCGCGCGCGTGTTTGATCGCATTGGAATGATGTCGATCACATGCCGCCGGAGGCGCGCTTCCATAGCACATCGACCAACGGCGGCACCTTGCCGGCCAGGCCGAGTACCGACCCGCGCAGCAAGGTCAGATGCATCTGGTCGTTGGAGAACACCGTATTGATCGCATCCAAGCCGTAAGCGGCCAAGGTGTTTTCGCTGCGTCGGGTGCGTGCCCAGCGCTGCAGCCGATGCGGGGCCGCCCACTCCGCACGTTTGGCGAGCGCGTTGCGCACCTCATCGCGCAGCGCAGCGACATCGCGCAGGCCCAGGTTGACGCCCTGCCCGGCCAGCGGATGCACTACGTGCGCAGCATCGCCCAAGGTCAGCACGCGGCCGCTGACGTATTGCTCCACCAACTGCCGCTGCAGCGGGAATGCCGCACGCGTCGATACCACGCGCGCTTGGCCTAGTCGCGCCGCAAAGGCCTGGGTCAGCTCGCGCGAAAATGCAGCATCATCGAGTGCCAGCACGCGCTCGGCCTCCGCGTCCGGCAAGGTCCACACGATCGAACTGCGGCCATCGGCAAACGGCAGAAATGCCAATGGACCGGTGGTCAAAAACCGTTGCCAGGCAGTGGACTGATGCGGCTGCTCGGTCTCCACGAACGCGACAACGCCACGCTGTGCATACGCATGCCGCGAGACCGGCAGCCCGGTGAGTTCGCGCAAGGTGGAAGCCGCACCATCGGCGGCGATCGCGACCGACGCCTCCAGCCGGCTGCCATCGTCCAGGCGCAAGCGTACGTAATCGGCGTCCTGTTCCAGTTCGACCACGCGCGCCGGGCAATGCACTTCGATGCCGGCGGCGTGCACGGCAGCCCACAGGCGGTCGACCAGCGCATCGTTTTCGACGATCCAGCCGAGTTGTTCGCGACCCAGCGTATCGGCATCGAAGCTCAGCTCGCCGCCACCGCCTGCATCCCACACCCGCATGCGCCGATATGGCTGCACGCGCGCGGCCCGCACAGCCTTCCATACACCCAGGCTGTCCAGCAGCGCAGCGTTGTCGGCGGCGAAGGCATACACGCGCAAATCGGGTTTGTCGGCACGCCAACGTGCGGGCTCACGCCCTTCCACCAAGGCAACGCTCAGGCCGGCATCGGCCAGGGCCAGTGCGCAAGCGGCACCGACGACGCCGCCACCGACGATCAACCCGTCGCGCGTACTGCGGCGGCTCATGCGATCCCCCGGCACAACTGCGGCACGTCGCCATGGAAGCCCATTGCCCCGCCCACCAACAGCGATTGCAACGGCACTGCCTGTGAGGTTGCGAACAAACCGAGGCTGCGCAATGGCCGCAGCAACGACGCCGGATTGCCGGTGAGCCGCGCCAATCCGCTGGAAAAACCGATCGTTTGTTCGCGGTCCACGCGGCGCCGTGCCAGATACTCGGCCAGCAACGCACTTGCTCCGGCATCGCTGCGATCGTGTTCGATCAATTCGGCCAGCGTCAGTGCATCGCGCAGCCCCAGATTGAAGCCTTGCGCGCCGATCGGATGCAGCGTTTGCGCGGCGTTGCCGAGCAGTATCACGCGCTCGGCGACCAGGCTGTTCGCCAACACCTGCACCAGCGGATAGGCACTGCGCTCGCCGCTGGCGATAAAGCGCCCGGCGCGCCATCCGGCTGCACGCTGTAGCCGCGCAAGCCAACCGGCGTCGTCGAGCGCAGCCACTGCCTCGGCATCGGAACGCGCCACGCAGTGGATCGCGCCGTAATGGCGATCACCCCGCGGCAGCAGCGCGGTCGGACCGTGTTCGCCAAAACGCTCCCATGCAGTGCCGTCCGGTGGCCGCGACGCACGCACCCTCGCTACGAACAACGTCTGCAAAAAGTCATGTTCGTCGGTACCGATATGCAGCAGCTCGCGCACTGCGCTATGGCTGCCGTCGGCGCCGACCACCAGCTTGGCATGCACGACTTGCTCGCCCTGGTCGGTAGCGATCCGCAGCGCGCGCGCGCCGTCCTGCGCTGGTCCGACTCCGATGCAACGCGCCGGGCGATAGCGGCGCAGATGGGTCAGCTCGCCCAGCCGTGCCTGCAACGCCTCACCGAAGTCGCGCGCCACCACCACTTGGCCGAAACTGTCGCGACCGTAGTCTGTAGCGTCGAGCTGCACCCGGCCAAAGTCGCCGGCGCGGCTGACATGGATGCGCCGGATCGGCCCGGGCGGGCTGCGCAGCTTGTCCATCACCCCAAGCACGCCGAGCGCGTTGACGGTAGCGGCGGCAAAACTCAGATTACGTTGGTCGAACACCGCAGGCGGTGTACCGGTCGGGGCGGCTTCCACCAGCCCGACATCCAGGCCGAGGCGGTCCAGCGCAATCACCAGGCTGGAGCCGACCAGGCCGCCGCCAACGATCAGAACATCATGTGGGTGTGTCATTGCCACATGATAATCCTTCGGCCCTGGCCCGTTGGAGCGATCGGGAGGACAGCTTGCCGCGCCCTGACCGCATGGCACCGCCGCTCTCTCAGCCGGCGCGAGTGTCCTCCAACGTCGCGTCCGGGGCGGCGGAACCGTGCGCAAAGCGATTACCCGGGGCAGCCGAGTCCCCAAACGCCCACAACGGCGTGGGCATGCTCAAGTTCCACGCTACACTCGACGGCTTGTGACACGGCAACCTTCGCACATGACTGCTCGTTCGCACGACACCCTGATTCTGAGCTTGCTGGCCCTCCTGATGGCGGCCACACGGATCAATCACTTAGCGCCGGTCCCGGACGCGTCCTGGGCGGTGTTCTTCATCGGCGGCTTTCACCTGGCTGCGCGCACCAAGCTGGCGTTTCCATTGCTGATGGTGCTGGCGGTAGCGGTGGACTGGCTGGTGATCACCCAGCAGGGCCTGAGCTTTTGGCAGCACTACTGCGTATCCCCGGCGTACTGGTGCCTGATCCCGGCGTACTTCGCGCTGTGGGCCGGTGGGGTCTGGCTGCGCCGGCACTATCACGGCGCGCGATGGAGCGCGCTGGCCAGGCTGGTGCCCGCGTTTTTGATCTCCGTGGCGCTGTGCCAGCTGATCGCCCAGGGCAGCTTCTACTGGATCAGTGCCAGCGTGGCCGAGCCGACCGTGGCCGGCTGGTTCAAGAACTACACCGACTGGCTGGGGCCTTACCTGCGCAGCGCCGCGATGTATCTTGCAGCAGCCGCCATGATCCAGGTCGCTGCCGAGCGGCTGACCAGCTCGCACGGCCAGACGCAGGCCGGCTGAACGATGGGCAATCGGCTCTCACGCATCTATACGCGCACCGGCGACGACGGCAGCACCGGTCTGGGCGACGGCAGCCGCACCGGCAAGGACGCACAGCGCGTCGATGCCTACGGCACCGTCGACGAAGCCAATTCGGCCATTGGCGTGCTGCTGGCCGCGCCCGGTGTGCCGGAGTCGATCGCCGAACTGCTGACCACCGTGCAACACCAGTTGTTCGATCTGGGCGGCGAGCTGTGCATCCCCGGCCATGCGGCCATAGACCCCGCAGACATCGACGCGCTGGAGCGCCAGTTGGATCACTTCAACGACACGCTGCCGCCATTGAAGGAGTTCATTCTCCCTGCCGGTGGCGAAGCCGCCGCACGCTGCCATCTGGCCCGCACCATCGTGCGCCGGGCCGAGCGCGAGACCGTTGCGTTGTCGCGCCAGGAAGCGGTGCGCAGCGAGGCGATCGGTTACCTGAATCGGCTGTCCGACCTGCTATTCGTGTTGGCGCGCGTGCTGGCGCGCGTCGATGGCGGGCAGGAAGTGCTGTGGCGGCACGACCGCCGCCGCGGTTGAACATGCGTTCGGCACGGCGCAGAGGCTAGATTTGCCCCATGTTGGTCTTCACCCATTCCGCCTGCCTCGGCCACAACGCCGGCCCAGAGCATCCCGAGAGCCCCGCCCGCCTGGAAGCGGTGGTCCAAGCCCTACGCGCCGCATTCCCGGACCTGGACTGGCGCGAAGCGCCGCTGGCCAAGCTCGGCGACCTGTACCGGGTGCACGAGCGTGAACAAGTGGATGCGGTGCTGGAAACCGTTGTGGAAGGCCATCACCGGCTGGACGTGGACACCGTGATGTCGCCCGGCTCGCGCGCGGCAGCATTGCGCGCGGCTGGTGCCGGCATCGCAGCGGTGGACGCAGTGATGCAGAACCTCAGCCGCACGGCCTTTTGCGCTGTCCGCCCGCCCGGCCACCACGCTACTGCGCAGGTGTCGATGGGCTTTTGCTTGTTCAACAACATCGCCGTGGCCGCCGCCCACGCGCGCGACCGGCACGGGCTGGAGCGGATCACCATCGTCGATTTCGACGTGCACCACGGCAACGGCACCCAGGCTATCTTCGAGCGCGACCCGACCGTGCAGTACCTGAGCACCCACCAGTCCGGGCTCTATCCGCACTCGGGCAGCGTTCACGAACGCGGCACCGGCAACATCCACAACCTGCTGCTGCCACCAGGCTGCGAAGGGCTGCGCTTCCGCAATGTGTGGGAAGACCAGATGCTGCCGCTGATCGATGCCTTCCGCCCACAACTGATCCTGATATCCGCCGGCTTCGATGCGCATTTGCGCGATCCGCTGGCCGATCTGATGCTCGATGACGTCGATTTCGCCTGGCTGACCAGCGCGCTACGCGCCCTGGCAGATCGGCATGCGCGTGGCCGCGTGGTGTCCATGCTGGAAGGCGGCTACGACCTGCAGGCGTTGCGCGAGAGCAGTGTGGCGCACGTGGCTGCACTGCGTTGAACCCCGACGGCGCGCCAGTCGCGCTGCCGGTTGCGATGAACCTCACCCTTACCTACGCCAAAGCTCTTCATTGCCCCTATGCGGGGTATGCGGCAAGCTAGTTGCCATTTTATTGGTTGAACCCACGCGTGCTCCGAGCTCTCCGCCTGTTCCCCCTGCCTTTGAGCATTGCCATCTGCCTCCCGGCCATGGCTGCCGACAAGCCGCTGAACTGGGGATTGTGCCCGGCCGTGGACCCGCTGCCCGGTTTCGACGGCGCCCCCGACGCCGACGCCAAGGCTGCCGAGATACGCCAGCAGTTGCCGACCGACATCGAAGGCGACCAGTTGTCCGGCACCAACACCACCCCGCAATACCAGGGTAACGTGGCCCTCAAGCGTGGCGACCAGTTCCTGGGCGCGGACAACCTGCGCATGGACACCGAGACCGGCAACTACATCGCTGAAGGCAATGTCCGCTACCAGGACACCTCCTTCCGCATGGTCGCCGACCGCGCCGAGGGCAATCAGGACACCGATGCCCACAAGGTCACCAACATCCGGTACCAGTTGGTGGACCGACGCGGCAATGGTGCAGCCGAATCGGTAGACCTGCAGGGCCAGGTCGGGCAGATGCATCGCTCGACCTACACCACCTGCGATCCCGCGCAACCGATCTGGCGCGTACGCGCACCGGAGATCGACGTCGACAACGAAGAAGGCTTTGGTACTGCACGCAACGCCGTGCTGCAGATCGGCAAGGTGCCGGTGCTGTATTTCCCCTGGTTCAAGTTCCCGATCGACGATCGTCGCCAGACCGGTTTACTGTTTCCGCAGTTCGGCCTGTCCGGCCGTAACGGCTTCGATTATCTGCAACCGATCTACCTGAACTTGGCGCCGAACTACGACGCCACCTTGTTGCCGCGCTACATGAGCAAGCGCGGATTGATGTTCGGCACTGAGTTCCGCTATCTGTACGAGGGCGGTCGCGGCGAAATCACCGCTAACTACCTACCCAATGACAAGCTGCGCGACAAGGACCGCGGCAGCGTCTTCTACAGCGGCTAT contains:
- a CDS encoding cob(I)yrinic acid a,c-diamide adenosyltransferase, with the translated sequence MGNRLSRIYTRTGDDGSTGLGDGSRTGKDAQRVDAYGTVDEANSAIGVLLAAPGVPESIAELLTTVQHQLFDLGGELCIPGHAAIDPADIDALERQLDHFNDTLPPLKEFILPAGGEAAARCHLARTIVRRAERETVALSRQEAVRSEAIGYLNRLSDLLFVLARVLARVDGGQEVLWRHDRRRG
- the ubiH gene encoding 2-octaprenyl-6-methoxyphenyl hydroxylase, which gives rise to MTHPHDVLIVGGGLVGSSLVIALDRLGLDVGLVEAAPTGTPPAVFDQRNLSFAAATVNALGVLGVMDKLRSPPGPIRRIHVSRAGDFGRVQLDATDYGRDSFGQVVVARDFGEALQARLGELTHLRRYRPARCIGVGPAQDGARALRIATDQGEQVVHAKLVVGADGSHSAVRELLHIGTDEHDFLQTLFVARVRASRPPDGTAWERFGEHGPTALLPRGDRHYGAIHCVARSDAEAVAALDDAGWLARLQRAAGWRAGRFIASGERSAYPLVQVLANSLVAERVILLGNAAQTLHPIGAQGFNLGLRDALTLAELIEHDRSDAGASALLAEYLARRRVDREQTIGFSSGLARLTGNPASLLRPLRSLGLFATSQAVPLQSLLVGGAMGFHGDVPQLCRGIA
- a CDS encoding histone deacetylase family protein, with the protein product MLVFTHSACLGHNAGPEHPESPARLEAVVQALRAAFPDLDWREAPLAKLGDLYRVHEREQVDAVLETVVEGHHRLDVDTVMSPGSRAAALRAAGAGIAAVDAVMQNLSRTAFCAVRPPGHHATAQVSMGFCLFNNIAVAAAHARDRHGLERITIVDFDVHHGNGTQAIFERDPTVQYLSTHQSGLYPHSGSVHERGTGNIHNLLLPPGCEGLRFRNVWEDQMLPLIDAFRPQLILISAGFDAHLRDPLADLMLDDVDFAWLTSALRALADRHARGRVVSMLEGGYDLQALRESSVAHVAALR
- a CDS encoding UbiH/UbiF family hydroxylase, which produces MSRRSTRDGLIVGGGVVGAACALALADAGLSVALVEGREPARWRADKPDLRVYAFAADNAALLDSLGVWKAVRAARVQPYRRMRVWDAGGGGELSFDADTLGREQLGWIVENDALVDRLWAAVHAAGIEVHCPARVVELEQDADYVRLRLDDGSRLEASVAIAADGAASTLRELTGLPVSRHAYAQRGVVAFVETEQPHQSTAWQRFLTTGPLAFLPFADGRSSIVWTLPDAEAERVLALDDAAFSRELTQAFAARLGQARVVSTRAAFPLQRQLVEQYVSGRVLTLGDAAHVVHPLAGQGVNLGLRDVAALRDEVRNALAKRAEWAAPHRLQRWARTRRSENTLAAYGLDAINTVFSNDQMHLTLLRGSVLGLAGKVPPLVDVLWKRASGGM